The Halichoerus grypus chromosome 14, mHalGry1.hap1.1, whole genome shotgun sequence genome contains a region encoding:
- the TPD52L3 gene encoding tumor protein D55, with translation MDPSLPESYSTSQELDPTGLDFNSAGQDYFSTGYVYDSLYQELDLDSLHEDLSQSMPGTMTEISANTHAEPEDLTEAERKELKSELTKLEEEIVTLRYTLAAKERCCMELTRKLGLIALVGLRQNLSKSWRDVQVSNVYMKQKTSAALSTMGSAICRKLGDMKKSATFRSFEGLMGAVKSRVAGGRELGSDCLPSSAGSGDDSLLASGSGNDPLPLSRSGNDPVQWSGVDPVPRSRDDLVAGSGHDLLPVLEPE, from the coding sequence ATGGATCCATCCCTCCCAGAGTCCTACTCCACCAGCCAAGAGTTGGACCCCACAGGTTTAGATTTCAACTCTGCTGGCCAAGATTATTTCTCCACTGGCTATGTGTATGACTCTCTCTACCAAGAATTGGACCTGGACTCTCTTCATGAAGATCTTTCCCAGTCCATGCCAGGCACCATGACAGAGATCTCAGCAAACACACATGCCGAACCAGAGGATCTCACAGAGGCTGAACGAAAGGAGCTCAAATCCGAGCTCACTAAATTGGAGGAGGAAATTGTAACCCTACGCTATACTCTGGCAGCCAAAGAAAGATGTTGCATGGAGCTCACGAGGAAGCTGGGCCTCATAGCCCTGGTGGGGCTAAGGCAGAATCTGTCCAAGAGCTGGCGTGATGTTCAAGTCTCCAATGTTTACATGAAACAAAAGACTTCAGCTGCCCTGTCCACCATGGGCTCTGCCATTTGCAGGAAGCTTGGAGACATGAAGAAGTCAGCCACATTCAGATCTTTTGAAGGTCTGATGGGGGCAGTCAAGTCCAGAGTTGCGGGTGGCAGAGAGCTTGGCAGTGACTGCCTTCCTTCTTCAGCTGGGAGTGGAGATGATTCACTCCTGGCTTCAGGGAGTGGGAATGATCCGCTCCCACTTTCCAGGAGTGGGAATGATCCAGTTCAGTGGAGTGGAGTTGATCCGGTTCCAAGGAGTAGAGATGATCTGGTTGCAGGCAGTGGGCATGACCTGCTGCCCGTTCTGGAGCCAGAATGA